One genomic region from Syngnathus typhle isolate RoL2023-S1 ecotype Sweden linkage group LG17, RoL_Styp_1.0, whole genome shotgun sequence encodes:
- the mpp3a gene encoding MAGUK p55 subfamily member 3 isoform X1, translated as MKEAMPVLTAGAGLHETLALLTSQLRPDANHKEDMVFLKDVFSERSLAYLMKIHERLRQYERQCPSPVLHSVSSLAEDVTDELQTRPMNAEEQELLHLLTSPHLKALLSVHDTVARKSFDPVLPPLPDDYDDELEEESVKIVRLVKNKEPLGATIRRDDASGAVIVARIMRGGAADRSGLVHVGDELREVNGVSVVHKRPDEISQLLSQSQGSITLKIIPAVKEEDRLRESKVYLRALFDYIPLEDKATPCQEAGMPFKRGDILQVVTQDDPTWWQAKRVGDSNLRAGLIPSKHFQERRLAYRMKVGTLPHPKSPKTPSYDQACDKDDCECEGYFNGQYIAGLRRSFRLSRKDRQGSSSDGSDPGDSEFLTYEEVSRYQQRPNERPRLVVLIGSLGARINELKQRVIAENPHRYAVAVPHTTRPKKAHEKEGVEYHFVTKQQFDADVLHNKFIEHGEYKENQYGTSIEAVRSVQAKNKMCIVDVQPEALRRLRTAEFKPYVVFVKPRVPEGRRRRAATSPGGAEQGRVTDEDLQEMRQSALQMDQQYGHLVDRVLIKEDSASACAELQSILERLERECFWVPLSWLRT; from the exons ATGAAAGAAGCCATGCCTGTGCTGACAGCAGGAGCAG GGCTCCACGAGACGTTGGCCTTGCTGACTTCGCAGCTGCGGCCCGACGCCAACCACAAGGAGGACATGGTCTTCCTCAAAGACGTCTTCAGCGAGAGAAGCTTGGCGTACCTGATGAAG ATCCACGAGAGGCTGAGACAGTATGAGAGACAATGTCCGAGTCCTGTCCTGCACAGCGTTTCCTCTCTTGCTGAAGAC GTGACGGACGAGTTGCAGACTCGCCCGATGAACGCGGAGGAACAAGAGCTGCTCCATCTGCTCACGTCACCGCATCTCAAA GCCCTCCTGTCCGTGCACGACACGGTAGCCCGGAAAAGTTTTGATCCCGTCctgccgccgctgccggacGACTACGATgacgagctggaggaggagtcGGTGAAGATTGTGCGTCTGGTGAAGAACAAAGAGCCTCTG GGCGCCACCATCAGGAGGGATGACGCCAGCGGGGCGGTGATTGTGGCCCGTATCATGAGAGGGGGTGCGGCCGACAGAAGTG GTTTGGTCCATGTCGGAGACGAGCTCAGGGAAGTCAACGGCGTCTCGGTGGTCCACAAGAGGCCTGATGAGATCAGTCAGTTGCTG TCGCAGTCACAGGGCTCCATCACGCTGAAGATCATCCCCGCCGTTAAAGAGGAAGACCGATTGAGGGAGAGCAAG GTGTACTTGCGAGCCTTGTTCGACTACATCCCATTGGAGGACAAGGCCACGCCTTGCCAGGAGGCCGGAATGCCCTTCAAACGGGGCGACATCCTGCAGGTGGTGACCCAGGACGACCCCACTTGGTGGCAGGCCAAGCGAGTGGGCGACAGCAACCTGCGCGCTGGGCTCATCCCGTCCAAACACTTCCAGGAGAG GCGATTGGCCTACAGGATGAAAGTGGGCACGCTGCCCCACCCCAAGTCGCCCAAAACGCCTTCCT aTGATCAAGCGTGCGATAAAG ACGACTGTGAGTGTGAGGGCTATTTCAACGGACAGTACATAG CCGGTCTGCGCAGGAGCTTCCGCCTAAGTCGGAAAGACCGACAAGGCTCCTCAAGCGACGGCTCTGACCCGGGAGACTCTGAATTCCTGACCTACGAGGAGGTGAGCCGCTACCAGCAGCGGCCCAACGAGAGGCCCCGGCTGGTGGTTCTGATCG GTTCTCTGGGAGCACGGATCAATGAACTCAAGCAGCGAGTGATCGCCGAGAACCCGCATCGCTACGCGGTGGCCGTACCAC ATACCACCAGGCCCAAGAAAGCGCACGAGAAGGAAGGTGTGGAGTATCACTTTGTCACCAAGCAGCAATTTGACGCTGATGTCCTCCACAACAA GTTCATCGAGCACGGCGAGTACAAGGAGAACCAGTACGGCACCAGTATCGAGGCCGTCCGCTCCGTGCAGGCCAAGAACAAGATGTGCATCGTGGACGTTCAGCCCGAG GCCTTGAGACGGCTGCGGACGGCCGAGTTCAAGCCCTACGTGGTTTTTGTCAAACCGCGGGTTCCCGAAGGCAGACGGCGCCGCGCCGCCACCTCGCCGGGAGGGGCGGAGCAAGGGCGTGTTACG GACGAGGACCTCCAGGAGATGCGCCAGTCCGCTCTCCAGATGGATCAACAGTATGGACATCTGGTGGATCGGGTCCTAATCAAAGAGGACTCTGCCAGCGCCTGCGCAGAACTGCAGAGTATTTTGGAAAGACTAGAGCGCGAGTGCTTCTGGGTGCCTCTAAGCTGGCTTCGGACCTAA
- the mpp3a gene encoding MAGUK p55 subfamily member 3 isoform X2, translated as MKEAMPVLTAGAGLHETLALLTSQLRPDANHKEDMVFLKDVFSERSLAYLMKIHERLRQYERQCPSPVLHSVSSLAEDVTDELQTRPMNAEEQELLHLLTSPHLKALLSVHDTVARKSFDPVLPPLPDDYDDELEEESVKIVRLVKNKEPLGATIRRDDASGAVIVARIMRGGAADRSGLVHVGDELREVNGVSVVHKRPDEISQLLSQSQGSITLKIIPAVKEEDRLRESKVYLRALFDYIPLEDKATPCQEAGMPFKRGDILQVVTQDDPTWWQAKRVGDSNLRAGLIPSKHFQERRLAYRMKVGTLPHPKSPKTPSYDQACDKAGLRRSFRLSRKDRQGSSSDGSDPGDSEFLTYEEVSRYQQRPNERPRLVVLIGSLGARINELKQRVIAENPHRYAVAVPHTTRPKKAHEKEGVEYHFVTKQQFDADVLHNKFIEHGEYKENQYGTSIEAVRSVQAKNKMCIVDVQPEALRRLRTAEFKPYVVFVKPRVPEGRRRRAATSPGGAEQGRVTDEDLQEMRQSALQMDQQYGHLVDRVLIKEDSASACAELQSILERLERECFWVPLSWLRT; from the exons ATGAAAGAAGCCATGCCTGTGCTGACAGCAGGAGCAG GGCTCCACGAGACGTTGGCCTTGCTGACTTCGCAGCTGCGGCCCGACGCCAACCACAAGGAGGACATGGTCTTCCTCAAAGACGTCTTCAGCGAGAGAAGCTTGGCGTACCTGATGAAG ATCCACGAGAGGCTGAGACAGTATGAGAGACAATGTCCGAGTCCTGTCCTGCACAGCGTTTCCTCTCTTGCTGAAGAC GTGACGGACGAGTTGCAGACTCGCCCGATGAACGCGGAGGAACAAGAGCTGCTCCATCTGCTCACGTCACCGCATCTCAAA GCCCTCCTGTCCGTGCACGACACGGTAGCCCGGAAAAGTTTTGATCCCGTCctgccgccgctgccggacGACTACGATgacgagctggaggaggagtcGGTGAAGATTGTGCGTCTGGTGAAGAACAAAGAGCCTCTG GGCGCCACCATCAGGAGGGATGACGCCAGCGGGGCGGTGATTGTGGCCCGTATCATGAGAGGGGGTGCGGCCGACAGAAGTG GTTTGGTCCATGTCGGAGACGAGCTCAGGGAAGTCAACGGCGTCTCGGTGGTCCACAAGAGGCCTGATGAGATCAGTCAGTTGCTG TCGCAGTCACAGGGCTCCATCACGCTGAAGATCATCCCCGCCGTTAAAGAGGAAGACCGATTGAGGGAGAGCAAG GTGTACTTGCGAGCCTTGTTCGACTACATCCCATTGGAGGACAAGGCCACGCCTTGCCAGGAGGCCGGAATGCCCTTCAAACGGGGCGACATCCTGCAGGTGGTGACCCAGGACGACCCCACTTGGTGGCAGGCCAAGCGAGTGGGCGACAGCAACCTGCGCGCTGGGCTCATCCCGTCCAAACACTTCCAGGAGAG GCGATTGGCCTACAGGATGAAAGTGGGCACGCTGCCCCACCCCAAGTCGCCCAAAACGCCTTCCT aTGATCAAGCGTGCGATAAAG CCGGTCTGCGCAGGAGCTTCCGCCTAAGTCGGAAAGACCGACAAGGCTCCTCAAGCGACGGCTCTGACCCGGGAGACTCTGAATTCCTGACCTACGAGGAGGTGAGCCGCTACCAGCAGCGGCCCAACGAGAGGCCCCGGCTGGTGGTTCTGATCG GTTCTCTGGGAGCACGGATCAATGAACTCAAGCAGCGAGTGATCGCCGAGAACCCGCATCGCTACGCGGTGGCCGTACCAC ATACCACCAGGCCCAAGAAAGCGCACGAGAAGGAAGGTGTGGAGTATCACTTTGTCACCAAGCAGCAATTTGACGCTGATGTCCTCCACAACAA GTTCATCGAGCACGGCGAGTACAAGGAGAACCAGTACGGCACCAGTATCGAGGCCGTCCGCTCCGTGCAGGCCAAGAACAAGATGTGCATCGTGGACGTTCAGCCCGAG GCCTTGAGACGGCTGCGGACGGCCGAGTTCAAGCCCTACGTGGTTTTTGTCAAACCGCGGGTTCCCGAAGGCAGACGGCGCCGCGCCGCCACCTCGCCGGGAGGGGCGGAGCAAGGGCGTGTTACG GACGAGGACCTCCAGGAGATGCGCCAGTCCGCTCTCCAGATGGATCAACAGTATGGACATCTGGTGGATCGGGTCCTAATCAAAGAGGACTCTGCCAGCGCCTGCGCAGAACTGCAGAGTATTTTGGAAAGACTAGAGCGCGAGTGCTTCTGGGTGCCTCTAAGCTGGCTTCGGACCTAA